The following coding sequences lie in one Amycolatopsis cihanbeyliensis genomic window:
- a CDS encoding alpha/beta fold hydrolase, translated as MSELHREGFRTLTPDQRGYSPRARPRGRWAYRNSALVEDVVALLTEVGRPVHLVGHDWGAAVAWSLAAARPDLVRTLTTVSVPHPGAFLRSMLTSNQAARSWYMFVFQIPVLPELILRRSARLTSAVFSRAGMTPSQTAVSRREVIDTEALTGALNWYRGMPFASPPACAGRSAYRPSTSGATRTPP; from the coding sequence GTGAGCGAGCTGCACCGCGAGGGTTTCCGTACGCTCACACCGGATCAGCGTGGTTACTCCCCCCGGGCCCGGCCTCGAGGGCGGTGGGCCTACCGGAACAGCGCCCTTGTCGAGGACGTCGTCGCGCTGCTCACCGAAGTCGGCAGGCCGGTACACCTCGTCGGCCACGACTGGGGCGCGGCGGTCGCGTGGTCGCTGGCCGCGGCCAGGCCCGACCTGGTGCGCACACTCACCACGGTGTCCGTGCCACATCCTGGCGCGTTCCTGCGGTCGATGCTCACCAGCAACCAGGCAGCCCGATCCTGGTACATGTTCGTCTTCCAGATCCCCGTGCTACCGGAACTCATCCTACGCCGCAGCGCACGGCTGACCTCCGCGGTGTTCAGCCGTGCCGGAATGACACCCTCCCAGACCGCGGTCTCCCGCCGAGAGGTCATCGACACGGAAGCGCTGACCGGTGCGCTGAACTGGTACCGCGGCATGCCGTTCGCCTCCCCGCCGGCCTGCGCCGGAAGGTCGGCGTACCGACCGTCCACATCTGGAGCGACCAGGACGCCGCCCTGA
- a CDS encoding terminase gpP N-terminus-related DNA-binding protein, whose amino-acid sequence MDLGGAYYNPKDQVSALETLRRKLPDLDTPPQPTPKRPRPGRARHLDDAHIQQLIAGYLSGSTVYELAEQFKIGRNTVCRILRRHHVPMRRRGLTPEQVTEAVQLYHQGWTPPRIGQRMGVDAVTIRRRLREHGLTIRNTQQPDRRQAGEG is encoded by the coding sequence GTGGACCTTGGGGGAGCTTATTACAACCCGAAAGACCAGGTCAGCGCACTGGAAACACTGCGCCGAAAGCTGCCTGACCTGGACACGCCACCCCAGCCGACACCGAAGCGACCACGGCCGGGCCGCGCCCGGCACCTCGACGACGCCCACATCCAGCAACTGATCGCCGGCTACCTGTCCGGCTCAACCGTCTACGAGCTGGCAGAGCAGTTCAAGATCGGCCGCAACACCGTCTGCCGGATCCTGCGCCGCCACCACGTACCCATGCGCCGACGCGGCCTCACCCCCGAACAAGTTACCGAGGCAGTTCAGCTGTACCACCAGGGGTGGACTCCACCGCGCATCGGTCAGCGCATGGGCGTCGACGCCGTCACTATTCGCCGTCGGCTACGCGAACACGGCCTCACCATCCGAAACACCCAACAACCGGACCGGCGTCAGGCAGGTGAGGGCTGA
- a CDS encoding VOC family protein: MDITIHHAFLPHDDPDASLAFYRDALGFEVRNDVEYGGLHWITVGPANQPDMSIVLTPPGVDPGITEDERRTIGEMMAKGTYAGINLATADLDGTFERLQAGDVEVVQEPTDQPYGVRDCAFRDPAGNMIRIFEVR; the protein is encoded by the coding sequence ATGGACATCACCATTCACCACGCCTTCCTCCCGCACGACGACCCGGACGCCTCCCTGGCCTTCTACCGCGACGCCCTCGGTTTCGAGGTCCGCAACGACGTCGAGTACGGCGGGCTGCACTGGATCACCGTCGGCCCCGCCAACCAGCCGGACATGTCCATCGTCCTGACACCACCCGGCGTCGACCCCGGCATCACCGAGGACGAGCGCCGCACCATCGGCGAGATGATGGCCAAGGGAACCTACGCGGGCATCAACCTGGCCACCGCCGACCTCGACGGCACCTTCGAGCGGCTGCAGGCCGGCGACGTCGAGGTCGTCCAGGAGCCGACCGATCAGCCCTACGGCGTGCGCGACTGCGCCTTTCGCGATCCCGCGGGCAACATGATCCGTATCTTCGAGGTCCGCTGA
- a CDS encoding helix-turn-helix transcriptional regulator: MTSKPAAAQRLSDLARLRRVRDRIDREYAKPLDVEALARGVNMSAGHLSRQFRGAYGESPYSYLMTRRIERAMTLLRRGDLNVTEACFAVGCSSLGTFSSRFTELVGMPPSAYQRQSARATAGMPPCVAKQVTRPIRNREASASKRT; encoded by the coding sequence GTGACCAGCAAGCCCGCCGCGGCGCAGCGACTGAGCGACCTCGCACGGTTGCGCCGCGTTCGCGACCGGATCGACCGGGAGTACGCCAAACCGTTGGACGTCGAGGCGCTCGCCCGCGGCGTGAACATGTCGGCGGGGCATCTCAGCCGCCAGTTCCGCGGCGCCTACGGCGAGTCGCCGTACAGCTACCTGATGACCCGGCGCATCGAGCGCGCGATGACACTGCTGCGCCGCGGCGATCTCAACGTCACCGAGGCCTGTTTCGCGGTCGGCTGCTCCTCGCTGGGCACCTTCAGCAGTCGCTTCACCGAACTGGTGGGTATGCCGCCCAGCGCCTACCAGCGCCAGTCGGCACGCGCGACGGCGGGAATGCCGCCGTGCGTGGCCAAACAGGTGACCAGACCGATCAGGAATCGAGAAGCGTCGGCCTCGAAGCGCACTTAG
- a CDS encoding DUF2637 domain-containing protein: protein MTTPAVTSSPRPDRALHLQCACTLLVAVGAAYVSYQHGHDFALRFGADQTTATLWPLIVDGLLTTATIELWKSRRDTTSPWKAWLAFSLGIALSLCANIASAPHLNPLAIAVAATPPLALLLAVELLNHALKRRHDHQPENKKPTIEPQQHPATWNSSPDEEVSALPIQPSSKPGPTTNDNGLYNGGQKALSDPLANEAFRLDAEHRRIHQRPISADALRRNLSIGSRRARTLTHQIRQQHSPAPSTAA, encoded by the coding sequence ATGACCACCCCAGCGGTCACCTCCAGCCCCCGTCCTGACCGAGCGTTGCATCTGCAATGCGCCTGCACACTTCTCGTCGCCGTAGGCGCGGCGTACGTCTCCTACCAGCACGGACACGACTTTGCCCTGCGTTTTGGCGCCGACCAAACCACCGCGACCCTCTGGCCCCTTATCGTCGACGGCCTCCTCACCACGGCCACCATTGAGCTGTGGAAATCCCGTCGCGACACCACCAGTCCATGGAAAGCCTGGCTCGCCTTCAGCCTCGGGATCGCGCTGTCGCTATGCGCCAACATCGCCTCAGCACCCCACCTCAACCCCCTCGCCATTGCCGTGGCCGCCACCCCACCACTGGCACTACTACTGGCCGTCGAACTCCTTAACCACGCGCTCAAACGCCGGCACGACCACCAACCCGAGAACAAGAAGCCCACGATCGAACCGCAGCAACACCCAGCAACCTGGAACAGCAGCCCAGACGAGGAAGTATCAGCTCTCCCCATCCAGCCCAGCAGCAAGCCCGGACCCACAACCAATGACAACGGCCTGTACAACGGCGGGCAGAAAGCACTCAGCGACCCATTGGCGAACGAAGCCTTCCGACTCGACGCCGAACACAGGCGCATACACCAACGCCCCATCTCCGCCGATGCCCTACGCCGCAACCTCAGCATCGGCTCACGCCGAGCACGCACACTCACACACCAGATCCGACAACAGCACAGTCCCGCACCATCGACAGCAGCGTGA
- a CDS encoding cysteine hydrolase family protein, giving the protein MIDMQNGYLAEDGVRDALGWPPIWRLDQTIAACGELLTAARDGQVPVIYSRSVGSAAGPMGDNPRFARLMQYRADRLPRISAEQQEWKRQIMDPVAPQAGDVVLDKTRASFFDYTELEPLLRNLAVSRLIVAGLQTNVCVEATARAGLAHNFEVAVPDDAVSTDGPDLHFASLNSMRVLYIEIAPWQELLAPDASWDRAFTTPDYGRNPAYWTDTTRA; this is encoded by the coding sequence ATGATCGACATGCAGAATGGGTACCTTGCCGAGGACGGGGTCCGGGACGCGCTCGGCTGGCCCCCGATCTGGCGGTTGGACCAGACGATCGCGGCCTGCGGCGAGTTGCTGACCGCCGCGCGGGACGGTCAGGTTCCGGTGATCTACTCCCGGTCGGTCGGCAGCGCCGCTGGACCGATGGGGGACAACCCGCGTTTTGCGCGACTTATGCAGTACCGCGCTGATCGTTTGCCTCGCATATCTGCTGAACAGCAGGAGTGGAAACGCCAGATCATGGACCCGGTCGCTCCGCAGGCCGGGGACGTTGTCTTGGATAAGACCCGGGCCAGCTTCTTCGATTACACCGAGCTCGAGCCGCTGTTGCGTAACCTCGCCGTGTCCAGGCTGATCGTGGCGGGCCTGCAAACCAACGTGTGCGTCGAGGCCACCGCCCGCGCCGGGCTTGCCCACAACTTCGAGGTCGCTGTCCCGGATGACGCGGTGTCCACCGACGGTCCCGATCTGCACTTTGCCTCGCTCAACTCGATGCGCGTGCTCTACATCGAAATCGCGCCTTGGCAAGAGCTTCTCGCCCCTGACGCCTCCTGGGACCGCGCGTTCACTACCCCCGACTACGGCCGTAATCCCGCGTACTGGACCGACACGACACGTGCTTGA
- a CDS encoding ATP-binding cassette domain-containing protein, which yields MARKTADTRSPVAHVADSHDLIRVHGARENNLSDVDVEIPKRRLTVFTGVSGSGKSSLVFSTIAAESQRMINETYSAFVQGFMPTLARPDVDVLDGLTTAIIVDQQRMGADPRSTVGTATDANAMLRILFSRLGRPHIGSPQAFSFNVASISGAGAVTLERGGKTVKERRSFSVTGGMCPRCEGRGAVSDIDLTQLYDDSKSLNEGALTIPGYSMEGWYGRIFRGCGFFDPDKPIRKYTKKEMHDLLHREATKIKVDGVNLTYAGLIPTIQKSMLSKDREAMQPHIRAFVERAVTFTSCPGCEGTRLSEAARSSKIEGINIADACAMQISDLADWVRGLDAPSVAPLLGTLRHTLESFVEIGLGYLSLDRPSGTLSGGEAQRTKMIRHLGSSLTDVTYVFDEPTIGLHPHDIQRMNNLLLRLRDKGNTVLVVEHKPETIAFADHVVDLGPGAGTAGGTVCFEGTVEGLRASGTVTGRHLDDRASLKDTVRAPTGTLEIRGATANNLQDVDVDIPLGVLCVVTGVAGSGKSSLIHGSVPASSGVVAVDQTAIKGSRRSNPATYTGLLDPIRKAFAKANGVKPALFSANSEGACPACNGAGVLYTDLAMMAGIATTCEECEGKRFQAAVLDHHLAGRDISEVLAMSVSEAEEFFGTGEARNPAAHRILDRLTDVGLGYLTIGQPLTTLSGGERQRLKLATHMGDKGGVYVLDEPTTGLHLADVEHLLALLDRLVDSGKSVIVIEHHQAVMAHADWIIDLGPGAGHDGGRIVFEGTPTDLVTTRPTLTGEHLAAYIGT from the coding sequence ATGGCCAGGAAGACGGCGGACACGCGGTCGCCCGTGGCGCACGTCGCCGACAGTCACGACCTGATCCGCGTGCACGGCGCGCGCGAGAACAACCTCTCCGACGTCGACGTCGAGATCCCGAAGCGCAGGCTGACGGTGTTCACCGGCGTCTCCGGCTCGGGCAAGAGCTCGCTGGTGTTCAGCACCATCGCGGCCGAGTCGCAACGGATGATCAACGAGACGTACAGCGCGTTCGTGCAGGGCTTCATGCCGACGCTGGCGCGGCCCGATGTCGACGTACTGGACGGGTTGACCACCGCGATCATCGTCGACCAGCAGCGGATGGGTGCCGACCCCCGTTCCACTGTCGGCACCGCCACCGATGCCAACGCGATGCTGCGCATCCTCTTCAGCCGGCTCGGGCGGCCGCACATCGGTTCGCCCCAGGCGTTTTCCTTCAACGTGGCCTCGATCAGCGGGGCGGGCGCGGTCACCCTCGAGCGTGGCGGGAAGACGGTGAAGGAACGGCGCAGCTTCAGCGTCACCGGCGGTATGTGTCCGCGTTGCGAGGGTCGGGGCGCTGTCTCCGACATCGACCTCACCCAGCTCTACGACGACTCCAAGTCGCTCAACGAGGGTGCGCTCACGATCCCCGGTTACAGCATGGAGGGCTGGTACGGCCGGATCTTCCGCGGCTGCGGCTTTTTCGATCCGGACAAGCCGATCCGCAAGTACACCAAGAAGGAGATGCACGACCTGCTCCACCGGGAGGCGACCAAGATCAAGGTCGACGGAGTCAACCTGACGTATGCGGGGTTGATCCCGACGATCCAGAAGTCGATGCTGTCCAAGGACAGGGAGGCGATGCAGCCGCACATCCGGGCGTTCGTGGAGCGGGCGGTCACCTTCACCTCCTGTCCCGGCTGCGAAGGCACCCGGCTGAGTGAGGCGGCGCGGTCGTCGAAGATCGAGGGGATCAACATCGCCGACGCCTGCGCGATGCAGATCAGCGACCTCGCCGACTGGGTGCGTGGTCTGGACGCGCCGTCGGTGGCGCCGCTGCTGGGCACGCTGCGACACACGCTCGAGTCGTTCGTGGAGATCGGGCTGGGCTACCTCTCGCTGGACCGACCCTCGGGCACGCTCTCGGGCGGCGAGGCGCAGCGCACCAAGATGATCCGCCACCTCGGCTCCTCGCTGACCGACGTCACCTACGTCTTCGACGAACCCACCATCGGCCTGCACCCGCACGACATCCAGCGGATGAACAACCTGCTGCTGCGGCTGCGGGACAAGGGCAACACGGTGCTGGTCGTGGAGCACAAGCCGGAGACGATCGCGTTCGCCGACCACGTCGTCGACCTCGGCCCCGGTGCCGGTACTGCGGGCGGCACCGTCTGTTTCGAGGGCACCGTCGAGGGGCTACGGGCCAGCGGCACCGTCACCGGACGGCATCTCGACGACCGGGCCTCGCTCAAGGACACGGTGCGCGCCCCCACCGGCACGCTGGAGATCCGCGGCGCCACCGCCAACAACCTCCAGGATGTCGACGTCGACATCCCCCTCGGGGTGCTGTGCGTGGTCACCGGCGTCGCTGGCTCCGGCAAGAGCTCACTGATCCACGGGTCCGTCCCCGCCTCGTCGGGTGTGGTGGCGGTCGACCAGACAGCGATCAAGGGCTCGCGACGCAGCAACCCGGCCACCTACACCGGACTGCTGGACCCCATCCGCAAGGCCTTCGCCAAGGCCAACGGCGTGAAACCGGCCCTGTTCAGCGCCAACTCCGAGGGCGCCTGCCCGGCCTGCAACGGCGCCGGCGTCCTTTACACCGATCTGGCCATGATGGCCGGCATCGCCACCACCTGCGAGGAATGCGAGGGGAAACGCTTCCAGGCCGCGGTACTGGACCACCACCTCGCCGGCCGCGACATCAGCGAGGTGCTCGCGATGTCGGTATCCGAGGCGGAGGAGTTCTTCGGCACCGGCGAGGCACGCAACCCCGCCGCACACAGGATCCTCGACCGGCTCACCGACGTCGGACTGGGATACCTCACCATCGGCCAGCCACTCACCACCCTCTCCGGGGGTGAGCGGCAGCGCCTCAAACTGGCCACCCACATGGGCGACAAGGGCGGCGTCTACGTGCTCGACGAACCCACCACCGGCCTGCACCTTGCCGATGTGGAACACCTGCTCGCGCTGCTCGACCGGCTCGTCGACTCCGGCAAGTCGGTGATCGTCATCGAGCACCACCAGGCCGTCATGGCGCATGCCGACTGGATCATCGACCTCGGCCCCGGAGCGGGCCACGACGGCGGCCGGATCGTCTTCGAGGGCACACCCACCGACCTCGTCACCACCCGTCCCACCCTCACCGGCGAGCACCTCGCGGCCTACATCGGCACCTGA
- a CDS encoding tetratricopeptide repeat protein produces MTEEQIAAAQLRIVLDEKLGRQTTDDVREIAASTASAPPEQQTRPEKVEDNIVPPASKHSPAVTATSEDETSLHDVVTDVRRSIESHPRWPFQGRREAIETFDEMIHNVGKAVTLVLRASEASDAGDYVRAERLLQQAVHAFRTIGRRGEGLADINLAATYQLDGQHQRAIKQLDSHIRGTGPMCTDDRGRAHALLARSRLHLLADQAESARHDAEEALKGFQELEDLDAQLAAQTMLSEVYTRLDQSEEALKSEQRATEIRQALGLSSE; encoded by the coding sequence GTGACCGAAGAGCAGATCGCGGCCGCGCAACTTCGGATCGTGCTCGACGAAAAGCTGGGACGACAGACAACCGATGACGTGCGCGAGATCGCCGCATCCACTGCGTCCGCTCCACCTGAGCAGCAGACACGTCCTGAGAAGGTCGAAGACAATATCGTTCCTCCGGCAAGCAAGCATTCTCCAGCCGTGACGGCAACCAGCGAGGACGAAACTTCACTCCATGACGTGGTCACAGACGTCCGCAGGAGCATCGAGTCCCACCCTCGCTGGCCGTTCCAGGGCCGACGGGAAGCGATCGAGACGTTCGACGAGATGATCCACAACGTTGGCAAGGCAGTCACATTGGTGTTGCGCGCCAGCGAAGCCAGCGACGCAGGTGACTACGTCCGGGCGGAGCGGCTCTTGCAACAGGCTGTGCATGCCTTCCGCACTATCGGCCGTCGCGGCGAGGGACTGGCCGACATCAACCTTGCGGCGACCTATCAGCTAGACGGACAACACCAGAGGGCTATCAAGCAACTCGATTCGCATATCCGCGGGACCGGACCCATGTGCACAGACGATCGGGGGCGAGCCCACGCTTTACTTGCCCGCTCACGGCTCCACCTGCTGGCGGATCAAGCAGAGTCAGCACGCCACGACGCAGAAGAAGCCCTCAAAGGCTTCCAAGAACTCGAAGACCTCGACGCGCAACTGGCAGCACAGACAATGTTGAGCGAGGTCTACACGCGGCTCGACCAGAGCGAAGAGGCACTCAAGTCAGAGCAACGAGCCACGGAAATCCGCCAGGCCCTCGGGCTGAGCAGCGAATGA